In Caldivirga sp., the genomic window TAACTTAATTAGGGGTGCTGCTGGGCAAGCCATTCAATCATTCAACATTAATCAAGGGTTCCCAGAAGATGAGGGACTTAGGTTCATTACACCATATCCAGTGTAGGTGATTAACAATGATGATTGTTAAGCTTGGTGGTTCAGTAATATGTGGTGGCGGCTTAGATAACGTGACTAATGATGTTGAACCAGGTACTGTTTTAATCCACGGCGGTGGCTGCATGGTTAACAGCATCATGGAGAGAATGGGTGTTAAACCAGTAATACTGAAGCACCCCAATGGATACACCAGTAGGTACACTGATGAAGAGACCCTTAAGGCTTACGTAATGACCATGATGTTCATTAATAAACTCATTGTGAGCAAGCTGAACGCAAGAGGGGTTAGAGCAATAGGCTTAAGCGGCGTTGACCTAGGGTTAGTTACAGCTAAGAGGAAGGAGAAGGTCATGGTAATTGATGAGAGGGGGAGAACCAGGGTTATTGACGGAGGATTCAGCGGCAGGGTGACTGGGGTTAATGTTAACCTCATGAACCTAATGTTAAGTAACTCCGATGTAGTTGTTGTAAGCCCAATAGCCATATCCCAGGAGGGGCTTATGCTTAACGTTGATGGTGATCAGATAGCTGAAAACATGGCTATATCAATGAACGTGAAGGAGCTAGTAATACTGACTAACGTTGACGGCGTACTGGTTAACGG contains:
- a CDS encoding [LysW]-aminoadipate/[LysW]-glutamate kinase; protein product: MMIVKLGGSVICGGGLDNVTNDVEPGTVLIHGGGCMVNSIMERMGVKPVILKHPNGYTSRYTDEETLKAYVMTMMFINKLIVSKLNARGVRAIGLSGVDLGLVTAKRKEKVMVIDERGRTRVIDGGFSGRVTGVNVNLMNLMLSNSDVVVVSPIAISQEGLMLNVDGDQIAENMAISMNVKELVILTNVDGVLVNGKPVDKVTKANAQQILQYATGGMRRKLETALKLSELGVKTIIANGLRDKPIRSALNGVGTVVE